Genomic segment of Bacteroidota bacterium:
GCGTGGGATCTTATTGCGAAAATTCCGGGCGTGATGATCGATGCGAACAACAACATTACACTTCGTGGAAAACCGGGAGTGGCCGTTTATTTCGATAACAAGAATACTTACCTGGGAGGAGATGCGCTGGTGAATTATCTCCAGAATATTTCTGCAGCAGATGTGATTTCGGTACAGATCATTTCTAATCCTTCTGCAAAATACGATGCACAGGGAACGGGTGGCATTCTCAATATCGTTACAAAAAAAGGATCGCAACTCGGATTCAATGGCAATGCCCGGGCCGGGATCGCTGAAGCATTTTATCCGAAATACGAAGGAGGGTTCGGTTTTAATTATGCAAAAGAAAAATTCAACGTCTATGGAAAATACGATATAGGCCGGCGCGATAACATTGAACGATTTTACATCAACAGGAATATTCCCTACAATAATATCACGACGAACTATAACCAGTTCAGTTCGAAAAAAAATCAACCGCTCGGACAAACAGTACGCCTGGGCGCGGATATGTACGCGAAGCACGGCATTACGTGGGGCGTGCGCACGGAAGGATCGCTATCGAACGAAAAAAACTTTGCAACCAATACCACTATGCTTTCAACAGTTGGTTCCGATACTACAATGGGGCTTTACCAGGGCAATACGGAAAATAATATTTTCCAGAACCTGAATGGAAATATTTATTTCGACCAGAAACTGGATACACTGGGAACAGAATTATCTGCAAGCGCCGATGCGCTTTATTACAACATCGATAACACTTCTGATTTCACGCTGAACACTTACGACAATTCCGGAAACGAAATTTCCCCGACGGCTTATTCGAGAATGAATACGCATTCCAAAATGAATATTTATGTGGAACAAATGGATTACACAAAACCGTACGGAAAAAAATACAAACTGGAATCGGGAGTGAAGAGCAGCTACGTAGCAACAGACAATACAATGAAATTCGAGAACGAAGTAAATAGTACCTGGGAAAATGATACCACGAAATCGAACCAGTTCATTTACAAAGAAACTATTCTCGCTGCTTATGCAAATGGTTATGCCACTTACGGCAACTGGCAATTCGAAGCCGGCCTTCGCGGAGAACAAACCATCTCCGACGGAAATTCGCCGACGGTGAACACGCATCTCACGAAAACTTATTTCCAGCTTTTCCCCAGTGTTTTCATCCTGCAGAAATTCGGGAAACACAGTGCAATGAATTATACATATTCACGCCGGGTGAATCGCCCCGACTACATGGATCTGAATCCTTTCGTTTCTTACCTCGACAGGTACACTTACGAAAAAGGAAATCCTTATTTGCAACCGGAGATCGTGAATAATGCGGAGATCACTTATTCATTCATGGATGCACTCACTGTTACTGCCGGCGGAAGTCTCGTGAGCAATGCGATGACTGATGTTACTCAGCAGGAAGATGCAACCGGAATTGGTTATAAAACAACAGTGAACCTGAAAACAGTTCAGCATGGTTATCTCGGATTTTCTTGTCCCGTTCCTATTGGTAACTGGCTGATGATGGAAAATGATTTCAATTATATGTATGATCGTTATTCCTCGGTGCTGTACGGAACAACCATTGACAACAGGAATAATACATGGACCGCGTCAAGCAATCTCACCGTTTCTCTTCCAGGTAACTTAAAATTCCAGGCATGGGGATGGTACAATGCTCCTGCTACGTACGGAATTTTTCACATGAAAGAAAGATGGGGAACCGGTGCAGGAATTTCCGGAACGTTCTGCAATAAACAGCTGAATGTTTTGTTGAATGTTTCTGATATTTTCCGCTCGAACGGAATGCGCGCTACCATAAATTTCCAGAACCAGGATATGTCGCTTCGTTTTGTTCCGGAATCTCCGCGGGTGTACCTGCGCGTGCGTTACTCATTCGGAAATTCAAAAGCAACAAGAAAAGCAGAAACGAAAACAGGCGCCGATGAATTGAAAGACAGAACAGGTGGAAATAAATAGCGACAGTTGTCAGCAGCAGTAAGCAGCCTGCCCGGCGAATCGAAGTGCAGGCGGCCACTTTCGTACCAATGAATATGCACCGAAAGAATTTTCTTTCTTAACTTTTCGGAAATTAACCCCCGATGAAAAAATATTTTTCACTCTTCATTTTATTTTTTCTTCCTCTTTTTTCTTTTGCAACGCACGTGGTTGGCGGAACTATCATGTACCGTTCTCTCGGGGGAAGTTCGTACGAAGTAACCCTTCGTTTGTACCGCAATTGCTCCTCAGGAAATCCGACATTGCCGAATACAGTAACGATACAGGTGCGTGATGTGAATGGAAATTTATTCTCGCCCGACAAAAGTATCACCACTTCGCTCGACTCAACAGTTCCTGTTCCTTCTTATTTACCTGCATGTATTTCTAATCCTGGATTGTGTTACGAAGAAGGATGCTACACGCAGATCGTAAATAATTTTCCAGCACAGCCCGGCGGCTATCATCTCTATTTTCAATATTGCTGCCGGCCCACGAATACGATCAATATCATAAATCCGCTTTCGACAGGAATGTCACTCTACACTTTTATTCCGGATGCAACTGTCATCACTCCTGATAATAGTCCGCGCTGGAATCTTGCTCCTCCTCTATTCGAATGCCAGGGCACGCCGATGAATTATAATTATGCTGCAACAGATGCTGATGGAGATTCTCTTGTGTTTTCTTATTACACTCCGTACAGTGATCCTGCTCCCACGTTTCCTTCCGGTGTTGCAACGTTCACTCCCATTACATGGGTTGCAGGATTTGGCGCAAATAATTCCTGCGGCGGGCCTAATCTCACTATGAATTCTCAAACAGGATTTGTTTCCGGCACTCCGCAGAATGTGGGCGATTACCAGCACGGAGTTTTGTGCGAAGAATTCCGCAACGGAATAAAGATCTCCGAGATCAGAAGAGATTATCCTTTTGTGGTGGTGAATTGTCCGCCGGCTCCACTCGCTTCATTTTTCGCTCCTGCAGTTTCCTGCTATGGGAATACTGTTCAGTTTACGAACAACAGCATGAATGCAACAAATTATTTCTGGGACTTCGGAGATCCTTCTACTACGAGTGATACTTCTACTGCAGCAAATCCTTCGTGGGGGTATGCAAATCCGGGAACGTACACGATCACGCTCATTGCAGATCCGAATACAGGTTGTGCCGATACCACAACAATGGCTATTACCATTGAAGAAGTTTATGCAGCATTCATTGTCAATGATACACTCTATTCCGGTTTTACTTCGCAGTTCACAGATAGTTCGTGGAGCAGTGACGGATCGCCGATGGTTTCCTGGACGTGGGATTTCGGTGACGCAAGTGCAAATTCCAATTTGCAGAATCCGACACACGTTTATTCTGCGATCGGAAATTACACAGTGACATTAACAGTGTTGAGTGCCAATGGATGCCTTTCTACGGTCACGCAAATAATTTATGTTGACCTTCCGAATGCAATTCATTCCAATGAGGAAATTTCTTTCAGCATCATTCCGAATCCTTCTGATGGAAATTTCAAAATCACAAACCTTAATGTGAATGAAAATTATCAGATGCAAATCTCTGATGTTGCCGGAAGAATTATTCTCAACAGAAATTCACTCGGCGAAAAAACCCTGAATTTGAATATGAATGTTGCTCCTGGAATTTACTTCTTCAGGTGCATTGCTAATGGAAAAGAGTCAGAGGAAAAGATTATCGTGCAATAAGTCTTGCCGGCTTTAGATATCCAATCCAAAATCAACATTCAACGATCAAAAATCATTTCCCACCCATCTTCGTGTACTGGTCAAAATAATATTGCGCATCAGCCGTATCGTGCTGCTTCAGGTAATTTGTTTCGATCATCCGGTAAGGAGAAGGATCCTGCGGACGCAGTTTTATCAATTCGAGAAATGCTGCTGTAGAGCGATCATAATTTCCTGCCATTCCATTTACATTCGCAAGTTTATCCCAGGCACGATCCGATTTCGGATTCAGCTTCACCGAATTTTCAAACTGCGCGATCGCTTTCAAAGTATCGCGCATGTTCAAATACGCTTCGCCGAGATTCGTACTGAGATAATCATTCTTCGGATTTGCTTTCAGTCCGCCTGCGCACGCCCACGCAGCGCTGTCGTAACGCTGGTACATCATGTACGCGTCGCAAAGATTCGAATACACGGTGAGATCATTCGGTTCATATTTTCTGACATGAAAAAAATCGATGTTGTTTTTCGACCACGCTGCCGATTCTTTATAATGGCCGCGATTGTATTCCACCTGGCCGAGGCACAAGAGAGAACGGAAATCGGAGGTGTCGATCTTCGCCGCTGTGGTAAGTTCAACGTACGAACGATCGAGCATATCTTTTCGCTGCGGATCATTTTTATCTTTTATTGCAAATGCAGCATTCATCAGCACGATACCATAATTCTGGCGCACGCGCCCACTCCCGGGCGAAACTTCTGCATCTGCAGTGAAAAGTTTCGCTTCTGTTTCCCAATCCTGGCTTCGTGAAAAAGTTCTCCAGCTGTAAATAATACATACCGGGAGAAGAAAATAAATGATCTTGCTGCTTAATAAAATATTTTTATCTGCTTTCATGAATTTCATCAATAGATAAACGAGCGCTATACTTGAACCGATAGAAGGAACAAAAAGAAAACGATCGGCCATTGTTGCGCCAACAAGAATGAGCACATTGGAAGTGAGCGCGAATGTGATGAAGTAAAAAATAATCCCGAATGAAATGACCGGTTCGCTTTTGAATTTTTTAAAAGCAAAATAAACAAGGGCGATACAAACGACGATTGCAATGAGTGTAACCGGGTCGCCGATCCCCACAATGGGTTCCTGATTGTAGGAGTAATCATAAGCGAGCGGGTAACCGAGAAAAAGTTTCTGAAAATATTTTCCCTGCATGCTCATTGCCGTTGCAAAACGATGCAGGAGCTCGTGCGCTGCCGTCAGTGAATTATCGCCGCGATCATAGCTGATCATTTTCACAGGCGCATTCGCGATCACGAGCGCATGCCACACGTACCACACCAGCGTGACCGCCGCAAAAACAGTTAAAGGTTTCACCAGTTGCTTCCATTCTTTTTCACGGAACATCCAGATCGCGAAGAATGCCATTGGAATGAAAAGCACAGCGCCTTCTTTCGACAGCAGCGAGAGGAAAAGAAAAAATGCCGACCACAAAAGCGATTTTATTTTTTTTTCGTCCCACCATTTCAGGAAACGATCCATCATGAGCAGGAAAAAAATGAGCGAAAGAATTTCATCGCCGCTTTTAATATTCGCCACCACTTCGGTGTGCACCGGCAGAACGATCCACAGTAGTGTTACGCCAATGGAAAACCAAACGGAGAGGTCGCGGAATAATTTCCGGAGTGTACGGAAAAGTAAAAACGAGCAAACCGCATAGAGCAACACATTCGTAAAATGAAAAACGTGCGGGCTATCCGGAGCAAAAGCCCATTCAACAGCGAAGAGAATAAGTGAAACAGGGCGGAACAATCCTGCATTGGTATCCCAGAATCCGGCCCAGTAAAATGTGTGAAGAATTTGCCCTATTCCTCCGAAACCGAGATGCACAAATTTATTCTGGCGGATGACCGCAATATCGTCGAGCGCATAATCATAATTGATGGTCTGCACATAGAGAATAAACGCGAATGCGCCGAGCAGCAAGGCCGTATGATTTTCCTTCCACACAAATCCTGACGCAGTTTTTACCGCTGCCTGTTTTTGTTTTGCTTTCAGTTTTGCCACGCGTTGAAATTACAAAAGTCAATTCATAAAAAACCTTTTCACAGGATAATGAATTTCTCCGTTCCTGAATTATTTCAAATTCAAAGTGAAGAATCCTATAATGAACTTTAGGGCATCTCTAAAAACACAGAAATGCAAGGCGGGCAAGTCTGAAAAACCGGAGTTTACTATTCGTAAATGAGGATTTTGAGGACGTAGCCCTACGCAGCAGTTCGAAGTTATTAGAGATGCCCTATATTAGCTTCTTCCTGAATGACGCATTTCAAATACAAAATATCGTTCCCATGAAAAAAAATTACGTCCTGATTATTCTGAATTTATTTTTCTGCGCTGCACTTTTTTCGCAAGGCACCTGGACACCGAAATTAAGTTTGCCCGGAAATGGCCGGCAGTACGGAACTGCTTTTTCCATTGGCACAAAAGGATATATTACCTGCGGCGCCGATTGTTTTTCGGCGGCCTGTTACAAAAATGATCTCTGGGAATGGGACCAGGTTACAAACGCGTGGACGCAAATGGCAAATTTTCCCGGAACAGCACGGATAGGTGCGGTAAGTTTTTCCATCGGAACTAAAGGATATGCAGGAACAGGAAACGATGGCGCTTACAAAAAAGATTTTTATGAATGGGATCAAACGAATAATACATGGACACCGAAAGCAAATTTTCCGGGAACCGCGAGACAAGATGCTGTAGGATTTTCCGTTGACAGTTTGGGTTACATCGGCACAGGAAAAGGGCCGGGGCCAAAAATTGATATGTATGAATATCATCCTTCTTCCGATACGTGGATCGTGAAATCGAATTTTCCAGGCACAGGAAAATATGCGGCCGTTGCATTTTCCATTGGCAATAAAGGATATCACTGCACCGGTTTCCAGGGAGGAACTCCGCCTTACACTTCTGAATTGTGGGAATGGGATCAGTCCACAGATGCGTGGACGCAAATGGCAAGTTTGTCCGGAGCTGCGCGGATTTATGGAGTTGGATTTTCCATTGGTGCAAAAGGATATGTGGGAACCGGATACAATGTCGACAGTATTCCCGCTGAGTTCCGCGATTTCTGGGAATGGGACCAGGGAACGAACACGTGGACGCAACAGGCGAATTATGGTTATGGAAATGTTGCGTACGGAATGGGATTCTCCATTGGAATTTATGGATACATCATGGGCGGAGGAACTTCTTCCACGTTCAGCAATAATCTCTGGCAATGGGGGCCAACGGTTACCTCTGTGAATGAAAATAATATTGCTGAAGAAATTTCTGTTTATCCTAATCCTTCCAATGGAAAATTCAGAATTATGGGAATGATCCCGATAGCTATCGGGACGAAAACTGAAATTGAAATTTATGATCTCGCCGGAGAAAAAATTTATCAATCAGAAATTTCAGAGGCGAATGCGGAGATCGATCTATCCGGAAATGCAAAAGGCGTTTATGCGGTGAAGATAAATAACGGAGGAAAGAATTATTTTCAGCGCGTTGTTGTTGAATGAAAATTTGAAGAATAAAAAAAATCCGTCTTCCGACAATGTTTACTTTTTGAATCTTTGAATCTCGAATTTTTGAATTCTGAATTTTAAATCCGCCAAAGGCGGTTACCATCCCAATATCCACGCAAAAATAAGAGGAGCACAGATCGTCGCATCACTTTCCACAATGAATTTCGGCGTGTTGATGTCTAATTTTCCCCATGTAATTTTTTCATTCGGCACGGCACCTGAATAAGAACCGTAAGAAGTAGTTGAATCAGAGATCTGGCAGAAATAACTCCAGAACGGAACATCATGCCACTCAAGATCCTGGTACATCATCGGCACAACACAAATCGGAAAATCTCCTGCAATTCCTCCACCGATCTGGAAAAATCCAACTCCTTTTCCGGAAGAATTTTTCCTGTACCAGTCGGCGAGCCACACCATATATTCAATTCCGCTTTTCATGGTCGTGGCCGTCAATTCTTTTTTGATCACATAACTCGCGAAAATATTTCCCATCGTGGAATCTTCCCAACCGGGAACTACGATCGGAATATTTTTTTCCGCCGCCGCAAGCATCCAGGAATTTTTCGGATCGATCTCATAGTATTGTTTCAGAACTCCGCTGTTGATCATTTTATACATGAACTCATGCGGAAAATAACGTTCGCCTTTTTTATCAGCGTCTTTCCACAATTCAACAATATGTTTCTGCAAACGGCGGAATGCTTCTTCTTCCGGAATGCAGGTATCTGTTACGCGGTTCAAACCTTTTTCAAGCAAAGCCCATTCCTCTTTAGGAGTAAGATCACGATAATTCGGAACACGTTTGTAATGTGAATGCGCAACAAGATTCATCAGATCCTCTTCGAGATTCGCGCCGGTGCAAGAGATGATCGCAATTTTATCCTGGCGTATCATTTCTGCAAGAGAAATTCCGAGTTCGGCAGTACTCATCGCGCCCGCAAGAGAAACAAGCATCTTTCCTCCTTCGAGTAAATGTGTTTCATATCCTATAGCAGCATCTTTTAAAGCAGCAGCATTGAAATGTCTGTAATGATGATCGACGAATTGAGAGATGGGACCTTTATTCATTTTGTTTTTTTTATTGAGTGTGGCAAAAGTAATTGTTGGTCGTTGAATTGTTGGTCATTGGTGGTATTTTTTGCTGTCGTGTAAAGTTTCTACTAATTGAACATTAAAAAATTCTACTGAAATAGTCAGATTTTCTCCGTGTTGAAGCAAAACATTTCTCCTAAAATCTTGACCACCAATGACCAACGGCTTAATGAACAACGCGAATGAACAATTCAACAACTTCTCCACATCCTGTTCATATTACTTGACTTGAGTTGTATTGCACATTACTTTTGCCGCCAAGATCAATACTGATATCCTACAGGCGGGTCGACGCCGAAACCAGTAAAGATCCCCCGACAACTCCTCCATCTTCTCATCACAATGAAAAAAATTTTACTCGCGATCTTTTCGCTTGGCATGGCTTCGTCTGCATTTTCGCAAGCCGCATGCTCCGAATTATTCTTCTCCGAAATCGTAGAAGGAACCGGCAATAATAAAGCCATTGAAATTTATAATCCGACTGCTAATCCTGTTGCACTTTCCAATTACAGGATCGTGCGCTGCTCGAATGGTTCTTCCATTGGCACCGATAGTCTCCAACTCACCGGAACTGTTGCCGCGCATGATGTGTGGATCGTTGCGAACGGCCAAACAACTTCTTCAGCAAATTCTCCTGCGTGCGATACGGCGCTGCAGAATATGGCCGATCAACTCGGCGGCGCTTATCCTGATCCTTTATATGAGAATGGAAATGATGCAATTCTTCTTGTAAAAATTTCTCCTTATTCAGTCATCGATATTTTCGGAAAGATCGGCGAGAATCCGGGCCAAAGCTGGAGCGATGTGTTTCCTTATACAGATGCACAGGGAACGTGGTGGACAAAAGATCATACGCTAATCCGCAAATCAACTGTTACAGGAGGCAACATGGTCAATCCAACTGCATTCAACGTTACTACAGAATGGGATTCTCTTCCGGTGAATACGTGGAGCAATCTCGGAGTTCATAATTCTACCTGCAGCGCAAGCGGAATTTTCGAGAATGGAAATGCATCTGCAAAAATTTCGGTGTATCCTAATCCTGCGGAGAATTTCATCAATGTGAATGCAAACAGCATGATCACAGAGATCCGTCTTTATAATATGTTCGGTGAGCTGGTGAGCGATCGCTCGTATGGCAAAGGTGAAATGGATCCTTTTCACACCTTCGATCTCAACGGAATTTCTTCCGGACTTTATCTCCTCGAAGTAAGATCACTCAACGGAATAACCTCGGCGAAGATCAGCGTGCGTTGATCTTTTCAAAAAAGAAAAGCCATACTGCTTTGGCGAAGAATGGCTTTTCAATTTCCATTGAGATGAAAACTTTTTTATTCATTTTCTTCTTCCTGTTTGCGAACGTGAAATTTTTTGCACAGCAAACTGTAACCGGAACCGTTACCGATGGCGGAACCGGCGAAGCGCTCATTGGTGCGGTAGTCATTTCAGATAATGGAAAAGTTGCCGCCGCATGCGATGTGAATGGAAACTATAAAATGAATCTTGCCAATGGCGATCATGTTCTGCAAGTGAAATTTGTAGGATACAGCTGTGACTCTGTTGTTGTTCACGTACAGGGAAAACCGGTGATACAGAATTTTTCATGCTCCAATTCATCCATGAAAGAAGTGATCATTGTTTCTGATGTTGCTATTGACAGAAAAACCCCTGTTGCATTTTCGAATGTGGGCGAATTGAAAATTCAGGAAGAAGGCGGTTCGCGCGATATGACGATGCTTCTGAATTCAACACCGGGCGCGTATGCATCCGAGCAAGGCGGTGGCGCGGGCGATTCGAGAATAAATATCCGCGGTGTCGATCAGAGAAATATCGGCGTGATGGTGGATGGAGTTCCGATGAATGATATGGAGAACGGACAGGTGTATTGGGCAAACTGGGACGGGCTCATGGATGCAACGCGCACGATACAGGTGCAGCGCGGACTCGGCGCATCTCGTCTTGCGATCTCTTCTGTTGGAGGAACAATTAATATTCTCACGAAAGGAATAGATCAGCAACAGAGTTTTACTGTTCGCACGGATTTCGGAAGCAACAATATGCAGAAAATGTATTTCGGTTTTAACTCGGGCGAATTTCATAACGGCTGGGGTGTAACTCTTGCAGGTTCGCGAAGAACAGGAAATGGTTATGCCGATCAGACGTGGGATGATGAGTACGCGTATTTTTTTAAAGTGCAGAAAAGAATGGGCGCTCATCTTTTTACATGGAGTGTGAACGGCGCTCCGCAAATGCACGCACAGCGATACGATAAATTATCGGCTGCGGTGTATGATAAAAAATATGCTCAGTCACTCGGCATCAATGTCGATTCTGTTTATGCAAGCAATGCGTACACCACTTCCACGCAACAGGACCGCGGGCTTCGTTACAATCCGAATTGGGGAAATTTCACTTACAGGGACGGACAACATGGAATATTATCGCAGGATATAAATTTTTATCACAAACCGCTTTTCAATTTTTCTTATTTCTGGACTCCGAATGAAAAATTCACTTTGTCGGCGGTGTCTTATGTTTCGATAGGCAATGGAGGCGGAACAAATTTCAATCAAACTCCAACGAGAGATACGCTCACCGGCCAATTGAATCTCACATCAGTTTACAACACGAACAGTTCTACCATCGATGCACTTTACAGTTCTACCGAACATAAATCGACACGCTATCTGCAGGCCGGCATGAATAATCATAAATGGGCCGGCACTCTTGTTACTGCAACGTGGGCTCCCACTTCAGATCTCACAGTTCTGCTGGGTGTCGATGCACGATATTACAATGGAATTCATTATGGGAAAGTGTATGACCTTGTGGGCGGAGATTATTATGGTGAAGCAAATCCAACGGATGCCAATCAGCCAAGAGGAACTTTTCTCGGTGATCCGAATTTCCAGTATTACAAAAAACAGGTCGGATCGAAAGTGGGTTATTACAATGAAAGTTTTGTGAACTGGCTCGGGGGATTCACACAGGCGGAGTATTCCAAAAAAAACTGGAGTGCATTTCTTACATGTTCTGCATCGCAAACACACTACCAGCGTCTCGATCATTTCAAGAAACAGGATATTGTTCTTGATGACGGAACTGTAGTGCCGATGATCGTTGGTTACAATGAAGTTTATTACACCAACGGAACACAGAGCGGAGTTGCACAGAATGGAGCAACGGTTACCACGAGCGGTGATACTACTTTCATCAATAATCCCGGCAACAATGATTACACGATCGTGAATGCAAAATCTTATTCCTGGAATGGCGATCACGCGCGCACGGCACGCACGGAGAAAAAAACGTATCCGGGATTCACGATCAAAGGCGGCGCTAATTATAACCTGGATGAGCATTACAATATTTTTTTCAATACCGGTTACATGCAGCTTGCTCCTCGTTTCAATACGGTGTTTGATAACAACAATCGTCTTTACCCGAACATCAAGAACCAGGAGATCACTGCTTTTGAAATGGGATTCGGTGCGCGTTTCGGAAAATTTGCAGCCAACCTGAATGGTTATTACACCTACTGGAAAAATAAAGCGCCGCAGAATTCGCCTACACTTACAACGCCTGATGGAAAATTCACTTATGATCTCAACGGATTAAATACTTTGCTTAAAGGAGTAGAACTTGATTTCAATTACCAGCCGATCGAACATTTGCAACTCGAAGGATTACTTTCTATTGGTGACTGGAAATATTTTTCACGCGGAACAGTTTATCTCTACGATGCAAATTATGTGCTCGTGGATACGATCAATTACAGCGCGATGAATATTCACATGGGCGATGCAGCGCAAACTCAGGTGGGAGCCGCGCTGCGATGGGAACCTTTAAAAGGATTTTACATTAAACCGCGTTTCACTTATTTCAGCCGTTACTATTCGAATTTTGATCCTATTCTCCTGAGTGAAGTGAAAGATTTTGCGGGAACTGTAGTAAGTGATTATCGTGATCGCGAATCGTGGAAAATGCCGGCGTACGGATTGTTCGACATTAATGCAGGATACGAGATAAAGGAAAATGTGGATAAAGAAAAAAACAGGTATGTGAAAGTCGGATTCAATATTGGCGTAACCAATCTTCTTGATTCAAAATACATCAGCGATTCTATGAACGGAAGCGGATTCAACGCCGACACTGCTCTCGTATATTTCGGCCCGGGCCGGAGATGGAATGCAGGAATGCGATTCGTTTTCTGAAAAAATATTACCATTCAAACTTTCAATAAAAAAAGTCTAAACAAAAAAAATAAAATGAAAAAGATCATTACCGCACTTTTTTCCATCGCAGTAATTTCTGCGATCGCGCAAACAACACTGCCCACCGCATGGAGTTTTACTACCACTTCTTTTCCCAATGGATGGTCCGCTTCTGGAAATACGTATTACACCGGTTCGGGCAACACGCCTCCCGCGTGCAAATTCGATAACACCGCCGACTGGGTGCAGATTTATTTTTCCGGAACTCCCGGGCAACTTTCTTATTACATCGCCGGAAATTCATTTGCGAGCGGAACTTTCGATATTGAAGAATCGGTGAATGGATCTTCGTGGACGAATCTCCATTCGTTCAACGATGTTACACTTCCGGTTTCTACTTACACTTTGTTCACCGACAATGTGAATGCGACGAGTCATTACGTTCGTTTTATTTACACAAACAAAGTCACCGGAAATGTAGGGCTTGATGATGTAAATCTTGATCCTGCACCTGCCGGCCCGCAACAGGAAATAAATGTGAAATACAATTCGAGCACTGTTCTCACCGGCGGTTCAACCTGGTTCTCTTCTCCTGTTTCGACGATGACACCGGAAAATTTCACAATTGAAAACCTGGGAACTGCAAATACACTGAATATTTCTTCAGCAATTATTTCCGGCCCCGATGCAGCAGATTTTTCGGTTGCTTCATTTCCTCCGGCTGTTGCCGCATTAACCAATGGAACACTCACTGTGAATTTTACTCCTTCAGCAAGTGGCACACGCACGGCAGTGCTTACGATCAATAATGACGATGCCGATGAAAGCGCTTACATCATCAACCTTAACGGTGTTGGCGGAAATTTTGCAACGGAACCCACTTCATCGCCAACCAACCTGAATTTTACCAATGTAAAATCGTATCGCATTAAAGTAAATTACAATGCTGCATCCTCTTCTCCCGATGGATATATTGTGCTGCGCAGGGACGGCGCTGCGGTTATGGATATTCCGGTTGATGGAACAATTTATTCTGTGGGTGATGCTATCGGCGCAAGTAAAGTGGCTTACGTGGGAACAGGAATATCATTCTGGGCAAATTATATTGGCGCGTCCATGAATTATGATTTTGCTGTTTTCTCTTATAATGGCCCGGGCGTTTACAGGAATTATCTCACTTCATCTTCCCTGTCCGGAAATGTGAATTCATCCGCGTCTATGCAACCTGCAAATTATTACAGCACCATCGATCCTGCCGCTCCCACATTTG
This window contains:
- a CDS encoding T9SS type A sorting domain-containing protein, with the translated sequence MKKNYVLIILNLFFCAALFSQGTWTPKLSLPGNGRQYGTAFSIGTKGYITCGADCFSAACYKNDLWEWDQVTNAWTQMANFPGTARIGAVSFSIGTKGYAGTGNDGAYKKDFYEWDQTNNTWTPKANFPGTARQDAVGFSVDSLGYIGTGKGPGPKIDMYEYHPSSDTWIVKSNFPGTGKYAAVAFSIGNKGYHCTGFQGGTPPYTSELWEWDQSTDAWTQMASLSGAARIYGVGFSIGAKGYVGTGYNVDSIPAEFRDFWEWDQGTNTWTQQANYGYGNVAYGMGFSIGIYGYIMGGGTSSTFSNNLWQWGPTVTSVNENNIAEEISVYPNPSNGKFRIMGMIPIAIGTKTEIEIYDLAGEKIYQSEISEANAEIDLSGNAKGVYAVKINNGGKNYFQRVVVE
- a CDS encoding deoxyhypusine synthase family protein; this translates as MNKGPISQFVDHHYRHFNAAALKDAAIGYETHLLEGGKMLVSLAGAMSTAELGISLAEMIRQDKIAIISCTGANLEEDLMNLVAHSHYKRVPNYRDLTPKEEWALLEKGLNRVTDTCIPEEEAFRRLQKHIVELWKDADKKGERYFPHEFMYKMINSGVLKQYYEIDPKNSWMLAAAEKNIPIVVPGWEDSTMGNIFASYVIKKELTATTMKSGIEYMVWLADWYRKNSSGKGVGFFQIGGGIAGDFPICVVPMMYQDLEWHDVPFWSYFCQISDSTTSYGSYSGAVPNEKITWGKLDINTPKFIVESDATICAPLIFAWILGW
- a CDS encoding lamin tail domain-containing protein, which codes for MKKILLAIFSLGMASSAFSQAACSELFFSEIVEGTGNNKAIEIYNPTANPVALSNYRIVRCSNGSSIGTDSLQLTGTVAAHDVWIVANGQTTSSANSPACDTALQNMADQLGGAYPDPLYENGNDAILLVKISPYSVIDIFGKIGENPGQSWSDVFPYTDAQGTWWTKDHTLIRKSTVTGGNMVNPTAFNVTTEWDSLPVNTWSNLGVHNSTCSASGIFENGNASAKISVYPNPAENFINVNANSMITEIRLYNMFGELVSDRSYGKGEMDPFHTFDLNGISSGLYLLEVRSLNGITSAKISVR
- a CDS encoding TonB-dependent receptor plug domain-containing protein, yielding MKTFLFIFFFLFANVKFFAQQTVTGTVTDGGTGEALIGAVVISDNGKVAAACDVNGNYKMNLANGDHVLQVKFVGYSCDSVVVHVQGKPVIQNFSCSNSSMKEVIIVSDVAIDRKTPVAFSNVGELKIQEEGGSRDMTMLLNSTPGAYASEQGGGAGDSRINIRGVDQRNIGVMVDGVPMNDMENGQVYWANWDGLMDATRTIQVQRGLGASRLAISSVGGTINILTKGIDQQQSFTVRTDFGSNNMQKMYFGFNSGEFHNGWGVTLAGSRRTGNGYADQTWDDEYAYFFKVQKRMGAHLFTWSVNGAPQMHAQRYDKLSAAVYDKKYAQSLGINVDSVYASNAYTTSTQQDRGLRYNPNWGNFTYRDGQHGILSQDINFYHKPLFNFSYFWTPNEKFTLSAVSYVSIGNGGGTNFNQTPTRDTLTGQLNLTSVYNTNSSTIDALYSSTEHKSTRYLQAGMNNHKWAGTLVTATWAPTSDLTVLLGVDARYYNGIHYGKVYDLVGGDYYGEANPTDANQPRGTFLGDPNFQYYKKQVGSKVGYYNESFVNWLGGFTQAEYSKKNWSAFLTCSASQTHYQRLDHFKKQDIVLDDGTVVPMIVGYNEVYYTNGTQSGVAQNGATVTTSGDTTFINNPGNNDYTIVNAKSYSWNGDHARTARTEKKTYPGFTIKGGANYNLDEHYNIFFNTGYMQLAPRFNTVFDNNNRLYPNIKNQEITAFEMGFGARFGKFAANLNGYYTYWKNKAPQNSPTLTTPDGKFTYDLNGLNTLLKGVELDFNYQPIEHLQLEGLLSIGDWKYFSRGTVYLYDANYVLVDTINYSAMNIHMGDAAQTQVGAALRWEPLKGFYIKPRFTYFSRYYSNFDPILLSEVKDFAGTVVSDYRDRESWKMPAYGLFDINAGYEIKENVDKEKNRYVKVGFNIGVTNLLDSKYISDSMNGSGFNADTALVYFGPGRRWNAGMRFVF